Proteins from a genomic interval of Cyanobacteria bacterium QS_8_64_29:
- a CDS encoding 7,8-didemethyl-8-hydroxy-5-deazariboflavin synthase subunit CofG — protein sequence MPAPTVTYSPAYTLVPTYECFNRCTYCNFRLEPGQGSWLSLAAAQRQLARLQASGTCEILLLSGEVHPRSPQRGAWLQRIADLAELALAMGFLPHANVGPLQRAEMAQLKQMSVSMGLMLEQLTPALLQTVHRQAPSKEPQWRLQQLAWAGELQIPFTTGVLLGIGETAADREATLGAIARLHRRWGHIQEVILQPHSLGSSQAVAQEGFDLHQLPTLIARARALLPADIAIQFPPNLVGDRQLLLDCLAAGARDLGGIGPTDEVNPNYPHHQPRSLAALLAGAGWQLVPRLPVYPQYLDWLLPPLQAAAQRWQGAIAP from the coding sequence ATGCCTGCCCCAACAGTCACCTACAGTCCGGCCTATACCCTGGTGCCGACTTACGAGTGCTTCAACCGCTGTACGTACTGCAACTTCCGACTGGAGCCAGGCCAGGGGAGCTGGCTGAGCCTAGCGGCGGCGCAGCGGCAGCTCGCTCGGCTGCAGGCCAGCGGGACTTGCGAAATCCTGTTGTTGAGCGGCGAAGTGCATCCGCGATCGCCGCAGCGGGGCGCCTGGTTGCAGCGAATTGCCGATCTCGCCGAGCTGGCGCTGGCCATGGGCTTTTTGCCCCACGCCAACGTCGGGCCGCTGCAACGGGCTGAAATGGCGCAGCTCAAGCAGATGAGCGTCTCGATGGGGTTAATGCTGGAGCAGCTGACACCGGCGCTGTTGCAAACAGTGCACCGGCAAGCCCCTAGTAAAGAGCCCCAATGGCGGCTGCAGCAGTTGGCGTGGGCAGGCGAGCTCCAGATCCCGTTTACCACAGGAGTGCTGCTGGGCATCGGTGAGACCGCTGCCGATCGAGAAGCCACCTTGGGCGCGATCGCGCGCCTCCACCGGCGCTGGGGCCACATCCAGGAGGTCATCCTGCAGCCGCACAGCCTTGGTAGCAGCCAAGCGGTAGCCCAGGAGGGCTTCGACCTCCACCAACTACCGACACTTATCGCACGGGCGCGCGCGCTACTGCCGGCCGATATCGCCATCCAGTTTCCACCCAATCTGGTCGGCGACAGGCAGTTACTCCTTGATTGCCTGGCAGCCGGAGCTCGGGATTTGGGCGGCATTGGCCCCACCGATGAGGTCAATCCAAACTATCCCCACCATCAGCCGCGATCGCTGGCAGCGCTGCTGGCGGGAGCCGGCTGGCAATTGGTGCCCCGCCTGCCAGTTTATCCCCAGTACCTCGATTGGCTGCTGCCGCCGTTGCAAGCTGCCGCCCAGCGCTGGCAAGGCGCGATCGCGCCCTAG
- a CDS encoding quinolinate synthase, which produces MFATALSDRTPEVAATPDDLVAAIEERKQALNAIVLAHYYQEPAIQDIADCIGDSLGLARKAAETDADAIVFAGVHFMAETAKILNPDKQVLLPDLNAGCSLAESCPPDAFAAFKADRPDHTVVSYINCSAAIKAMSDIVCTSSNAVGIINQIPAEQPIIFAPDRNLGRYVMQQTGRELVLWQGSCIVHETFSEKKIVQLQLDYPKAELIAHPECEAPLLRRAHFIGSTAKLLRHCQQSPQREFIVATEPGLIHQMQQAAPDKRFIPAPATNHCACNECPHMRLNTLEKLYWAMVRREPAIELDEGTRQAALRPIQRMLAMST; this is translated from the coding sequence GTGTTTGCCACAGCCTTATCCGATCGCACGCCTGAGGTGGCCGCGACGCCCGACGACCTGGTTGCTGCCATCGAAGAGCGCAAGCAAGCGCTCAACGCCATTGTGCTGGCGCACTACTATCAGGAGCCTGCCATTCAAGACATCGCCGATTGCATTGGCGATTCGTTGGGGCTGGCGCGCAAGGCGGCTGAGACGGACGCCGATGCCATCGTGTTTGCTGGCGTGCACTTTATGGCCGAAACGGCCAAGATCCTCAACCCCGACAAGCAAGTCCTGCTGCCGGATTTAAATGCCGGTTGCTCGCTGGCCGAGAGCTGCCCGCCTGACGCGTTCGCTGCCTTTAAGGCCGACCGGCCCGACCATACGGTGGTCTCTTACATCAACTGCTCGGCGGCCATCAAGGCCATGAGCGACATTGTCTGTACCAGCTCCAACGCCGTCGGCATCATCAACCAAATCCCGGCCGAGCAGCCCATTATCTTTGCCCCCGATCGCAACTTGGGCCGCTACGTTATGCAGCAAACCGGGCGCGAGCTGGTGCTGTGGCAGGGCAGCTGCATCGTGCACGAAACGTTTTCCGAAAAAAAGATCGTCCAGCTGCAGCTCGATTATCCCAAGGCCGAGCTAATCGCGCACCCCGAGTGCGAGGCCCCCCTCCTGCGCCGCGCGCACTTTATCGGCTCGACCGCCAAGCTGTTGCGCCACTGCCAGCAGAGCCCCCAGCGCGAGTTCATCGTGGCGACCGAGCCGGGCCTCATCCACCAGATGCAGCAAGCAGCACCCGACAAGCGCTTCATTCCGGCACCGGCAACCAACCACTGCGCCTGCAATGAGTGCCCGCACATGCGCCTCAATACGCTCGAGAAGCTGTATTGGGCCATGGTCCGGCGCGAACCGGCTATCGAGCTGGATGAGGGGACGCGTCAGGCAGCGCTTCGGCCCATCCAGCGCATGCTGGCCATGAGTACCTAA
- a CDS encoding tRNA uridine-5-carboxymethylaminomethyl(34) synthesis GTPase MnmE produces the protein MSQQPAQGETIAAIATPVVPEQGSVGIVRLSGESAMAIARALFHAPGRQPWESHRILYGYVHHPETQQTVDEALLLIMQGPRSYTREDVVEFHCHGGIVPVQQVQQLCLAQGARLAQPGEFTLRAFLNGRLDLTQAESVAELVGARSPQASHMALAGLQGKLAQPIRDLRATCLEILAEVEARIDFEDDLPPLDEGDISQRIGEVRAELERILATADRGELLRSGLKVAIVGRPNVGKSSLLNAWSRSDRAIVTEVPGTTRDVVESQLNVRGVPMQVLDTAGMRETEETVERIGVAQSRHAADSADLVVFTVDAQAGWTAAEDEIYQHVQHRPIVLVANKTDLAPSDNVRPPAGITRTVSTAVAQNQGIEALERALLESVNAGELTAADADIAINQRQAAALTRAQNALDCVRATIGDGLPLDFWTIDLRGAVQALGEVTGEEVTESMLDRIFSRFCIGK, from the coding sequence ATGTCCCAACAGCCGGCGCAAGGCGAAACCATTGCCGCCATTGCCACACCAGTGGTCCCCGAGCAGGGCAGCGTTGGCATCGTGCGGCTCTCGGGCGAGAGCGCCATGGCGATCGCGCGCGCCCTATTTCACGCCCCCGGCCGGCAGCCCTGGGAGAGCCATCGCATCCTCTACGGCTACGTGCACCACCCCGAAACGCAGCAGACAGTGGATGAGGCCCTGCTGCTGATCATGCAGGGGCCGCGTTCCTATACGCGCGAAGACGTGGTGGAGTTTCACTGCCACGGCGGCATCGTGCCGGTGCAGCAGGTGCAGCAGCTGTGCCTGGCGCAGGGCGCGCGGCTGGCGCAGCCGGGCGAGTTCACCTTGCGAGCCTTTCTCAACGGACGGCTGGATCTAACCCAAGCCGAGAGCGTTGCCGAGCTGGTGGGGGCGCGATCGCCGCAGGCCTCCCACATGGCGCTAGCCGGCTTGCAGGGCAAGCTGGCCCAACCTATTCGCGATCTGCGCGCAACCTGCCTGGAGATCTTGGCTGAGGTGGAGGCGCGCATCGACTTTGAAGACGATCTGCCGCCGCTGGATGAGGGCGACATCAGCCAGCGCATTGGCGAGGTCCGAGCCGAGCTCGAGCGCATCCTCGCCACTGCCGATCGGGGCGAGCTGCTGCGCAGCGGCTTAAAAGTCGCCATTGTCGGGCGGCCCAATGTGGGCAAATCCAGCCTGCTGAATGCCTGGAGCCGCAGCGATCGCGCCATCGTGACCGAGGTCCCCGGGACAACGCGCGATGTGGTCGAGTCGCAGCTCAACGTTCGGGGCGTGCCCATGCAAGTGCTCGATACGGCAGGCATGCGCGAGACCGAGGAAACGGTGGAGCGCATTGGCGTGGCGCAATCGCGCCACGCCGCCGATAGCGCCGACTTGGTCGTCTTTACGGTTGACGCGCAAGCAGGCTGGACGGCTGCCGAAGACGAAATCTACCAACACGTGCAGCACCGCCCCATCGTGCTAGTGGCCAACAAAACTGATTTGGCTCCCTCGGACAACGTCCGCCCCCCGGCCGGGATAACCCGCACTGTCAGCACCGCCGTGGCACAGAACCAGGGAATCGAAGCCCTCGAGCGGGCGCTGCTCGAGTCGGTCAACGCTGGCGAGCTCACGGCAGCCGATGCCGACATTGCCATCAACCAGCGCCAAGCCGCCGCCCTAACCCGGGCCCAAAACGCCCTGGATTGCGTGCGCGCCACCATCGGTGACGGACTGCCGCTGGATTTTTGGACCATCGATCTGCGAGGGGCTGTGCAGGCCCTGGGCGAGGTCACGGGTGAGGAAGTGACCGAGTCCATGCTCGATCGCATCTTCAGCCGCTTCTGCATTGGCAAGTAG
- a CDS encoding adenylyl-sulfate kinase: MAEADLPPLIQQMQQPEFYPHAVAGGVELIQTHISYILLAGDYAYKVKKPKDLGFLDFSTLAKRQHYCHQELRLNQPTAPDIYLAVLPIAQAGEQFALDGSGEPVEYAVQMRQFPQDSLLSEQFERGELTGEWMVALGETIARFHTEAATSDYIASFGRPSQVRQAFDENYAQTERYIDGPQTAQQYRETKAFTDRFFERDAALLEQRQANGCIRECHGDLHLRNLCWWRDKIQLFDRIEFNEAFRFVDVICDVAFAVMDVEARGRRDWANRLLNTYLERTGDWEGAEVLPLYLSRQAYVRAKVASLLLDDPNVSAAERQQAQARAAHYYRLAWQYTQTGRGRLILMSGRPGSGKSTVASEIAQRLGAIHLRSDAVRKHLAGVPLEARGGPELYTGEMTGRTYNRLRALGLRLAERGFAVVLDATYARQGQRQPVVASARERQFPLHIYHCTAPLEVMRQRLAQRQGDVSDATPELLEQQSAPVEAFSETEQYYLQQVDTTDPAWRSQLALE, from the coding sequence ATGGCCGAGGCCGATCTACCGCCGCTCATCCAGCAGATGCAGCAACCCGAGTTCTACCCGCATGCGGTTGCTGGCGGCGTTGAGCTCATCCAAACCCACATCTCCTACATCCTGCTGGCTGGAGACTACGCCTACAAGGTCAAAAAGCCCAAAGACCTGGGCTTTTTGGATTTTTCCACCCTGGCCAAGCGACAGCATTACTGCCACCAGGAGCTGCGGCTGAACCAGCCCACTGCCCCCGATATCTATCTGGCCGTGTTGCCCATTGCGCAGGCCGGGGAGCAGTTCGCGCTCGATGGCTCGGGCGAGCCTGTGGAGTACGCGGTCCAAATGCGCCAGTTCCCTCAGGACTCGCTGCTGAGCGAGCAGTTCGAGCGCGGGGAACTAACGGGCGAGTGGATGGTTGCCCTCGGCGAGACCATCGCGCGCTTCCACACTGAGGCGGCAACCAGCGACTACATTGCCAGCTTCGGCCGCCCGTCGCAGGTGCGCCAGGCCTTTGACGAAAACTATGCGCAGACCGAGCGCTACATCGACGGCCCCCAAACCGCGCAGCAGTACCGCGAAACGAAAGCCTTTACGGATCGCTTTTTCGAGCGGGATGCCGCGCTGCTGGAGCAGCGCCAGGCCAACGGCTGCATCCGCGAGTGCCACGGCGACCTGCACTTGCGCAACCTTTGCTGGTGGCGCGACAAAATCCAGCTGTTCGATCGCATTGAGTTTAACGAAGCATTTCGCTTTGTCGATGTCATCTGTGATGTAGCGTTTGCCGTGATGGATGTCGAGGCACGCGGCCGCCGGGACTGGGCCAACCGCTTGCTCAATACCTACTTGGAGCGCACCGGCGATTGGGAAGGGGCCGAGGTACTGCCGCTGTACCTGAGCCGGCAAGCCTACGTTCGTGCCAAGGTGGCTTCCTTGCTGCTGGATGACCCCAACGTCTCGGCCGCCGAGCGGCAGCAAGCGCAGGCTAGGGCCGCGCACTACTACCGCCTGGCTTGGCAGTACACTCAGACCGGGCGCGGCCGGCTGATCCTGATGTCAGGGCGTCCGGGCTCGGGCAAAAGTACGGTTGCCAGCGAGATCGCTCAGCGGTTGGGCGCGATTCACCTGCGCTCGGATGCCGTCCGCAAACACTTGGCCGGCGTGCCGCTCGAGGCGCGCGGGGGGCCAGAGCTCTACACCGGCGAGATGACTGGGCGCACCTACAATCGCCTGCGCGCGTTGGGCTTGCGCTTGGCCGAGCGCGGCTTTGCCGTGGTGCTGGATGCGACCTACGCCCGCCAGGGGCAGCGCCAGCCCGTAGTGGCCTCGGCGCGCGAGCGGCAGTTTCCGCTGCACATCTACCACTGCACGGCGCCGCTCGAGGTGATGCGCCAGCGTCTCGCCCAGCGCCAAGGGGATGTCTCGGACGCCACGCCCGAGCTGCTGGAGCAGCAGTCGGCGCCCGTGGAGGCCTTTAGCGAGACCGAGCAGTACTACCTCCAGCAGGTGGATACCACCGATCCGGCGTGGCGCTCGCAGCTAGCGCTGGAGTAG